The genomic region TGGCTGCCAAAGTTACCTATTTGCCCGTGCTCTTAGTCACTGTGCTATTGCCAACTCTGCGTCAGCAAGGGTTGATGCTGGCATCTGCGATCGCCGCATTTCTCCTCTGCACCCTGCCCATTGCCCATCGCTATGGCGAAATCATGAATTGGCTGCTGTCAATTGCTTGGCACACAGATAACTATGGGTATGGTGACCCAGGCATTGTAAAGGTCGGTGCGCTGTTGCCGAATCTGGGCACCATGCTGAGGGCTGATCCAGCAGTGTTTATTGTACTGATTGGTGCTGCAATTGCCTGGGGAATTCTCCGCTTCTACGCCACTACCACCGCTGATCCCGCCTCAAAATTTCAGCGCCTATCAACGGTGCTACTGATCATCGGTGCTGTCCAGATTGCTATGGCCATAAAGCACCCGGTGCCTCTCTTGGCTGGCGATGTGGAGCTACGATATCTGATGCCAACGATCGCCCTCAGTGGGTTACTAGTCTATGCCATTCTGCAATGGGCAGGTCTAGCATCTATCCGCTGGTTAGGACGCTCATGTCTGCTCATGCTCACACTTTGTGGTTGCCTAACGGTGTCTCAGTCATGGGGATCACTTCAGGCCAGCATTGCCCATCGTCAAGATACTGCTCGTCTTGATCGTCAGCTTAGGGATCAATTCCCCAATTGCCTTGTCATCAGCCACTACCGATCGTCCTTGCTCCCCTTTGCTCTCTGGTTTGGCAACGGCTACGCCAACGAAATCTATAGCCAACCTCTAGCCAAGCTGTACCCATCTCACGGGTTTTATCATCCTTGGCGACGCACCTTTGAAACCTTCACAGGCAAGGTGAAAAATACACCCGATACCATCAGGGAGCTACAGGCACAGCCATGTGTCTTGTTGCGTGGCTCACCCATGAGTCTCACTGAGCAACATCGTCATTTTCCAACTGCCACCCTATCACCTGTGCTGTCTACATCGATTGAAGTTGTCTATCGCTTAAAGTGAAATTGGCATTTACACTAGTGCTAATAAGAGCAGTAGCATATGTTGTAAAGCTCAAACAGGTTTTTGCCGACGCTATGGAGAGTTTTAGCGCTAATAGTTAGAATAATCCTATCGTAAGACTTGGAGTTAGTTTTACTAGCTACTCTCAAAGTAGGTTCAAGATAAAGTAGGTTCAAGATATCGATCCTGTTCTACTGTAGTACCTCCAGCATCTGTGCAGACCCATAAAGCTCAAAAAATAGATCACAGCATTGAGTATCCTTGTCCTTGCCGCCGTCGAGGGCAGCTAATACCGATCGCCCTAACAGAAGCGTTTGGTTGCAACCGTTGTCAACAAATCTTCGTGGTTGAAGACAGTGGCTATATGATCGAACAACTTTCGACAACCTATCCCTATAAGCGAGCTTGGCGCTGGACAGGTCACCAGTGGCTTACTGCTAACTCTGGGCTACGGGAAAGCTATATGCCCCTATCCTTGGGGATCGTTACTGTGCTGTTAGTGGTTTGCTTACCCATAGCCTTAAACTCATCATCAGACTACAGGAGCCTAATTCTATGGGCACTGGTAGCAGTGTTAGTCACAACCTTACCAGCTCTGATTCTTTGGTTAGCATATAGGCGATAACTAATGGCACTAGACCTTGCTTTGGGGATGGATCCACTTGACGCTGTACGTAGAGCCTACGATGGCTTTATGAAGTTAAGCACCACACGAAGCGTTGATCGCAGCCATGCCTTGCAGACCATAGCCCAGTTCCTACAAACTCACCAAGATGCTATTTTAGAAGCCAACACATTAGACTTAGAGGCTAGCCGGGAAATGGCTGTGCCAGACTTGGTACTAGACTGGCTAAAGCTTACCCCTGGGCGCTTGCAGGCTGCCATTCAGAGTCTCAAGCGCATAGCTGAGCTACCAGATCCCATTCGCCGCGTACTGTATACGCCACACCAGATTAGCCAGTCCCAAGCTTATAGTCAGCTTATGCCCTTGGGTGTCATCGCCTTGGTGTATGAAGGGTTTCCAGAACTGGGAATCGTTGCTACGGGGCTTTGTGTGAAGACAGGGAATACCCTAATTCTTCGAGGCGGTAGTGAAAGTAGTTATTCTAACCGAGCGATCGTTGAAACTATACAAACAGCCTTGCAACGGGCTGGATTTCCAGAGGGCACGCTAGAGTTTGTGTCTGCTGATCAGGGGGCTTCCATTCGAGAGCTGGTTACCCAAGACCAATACATCAATCTAGTGATTCCCTACGGTCGCCCTAGCTTAGTCCAAGAGGTAGTGCGCCAAGCTACCGTACCTGTATTGAAGGCAGCACTGGGGAATTGCTACCTCTATTGGTCTCCATCTGGAGATTTAGACACAGCTCGTTGGATGATTACGGATAGTCACCAGAGTGAGCCAGATCCAGTGAATGCGGTCGAGAAGGTGCTGGTGCAACAAGATCACAGTCGATCGGCTCTAACCCGGTTATGGAACAGCCTGCGCGAGAAGGGGTTCAGCATTCGTGCTGATGCTCAACTTGTCGGGGAATTTCCTGATTTGGCGCTGGTTGCTGATGACGAATGGAGCCAACCCTACTTGACACGTACTGTAGCCTTTAAGACTGTTGAGAATATAGATGCGGCAATTAATTGGATTAACCACCATAGCAGCGGCCATGCGGATTGTTTGGTGACAGAATCCTACCGAGAGAGCCACCTGTTTTCCCTGGGTGTTACTAGTGCGTCAGTGTTTGTGAATGCCTCACCTCGCTTTTGGCGCAATCCTAAGCAGGCAGATGCTGTATTTTTGGGCATGTCAAACCAAAAGGGGTATCGTCGCGGCCTAATTAGTATGGAAGCTCTCACTACAATTAAGCAGATTGTACAAGGCAACGGATTAGAGTAAGGGCTATTTTTCCTTCATTTCCCAAGAGCCGTCCCAATCTTCTGGCGGGGGATTCTGTAGCCAATAGCTACACCGATCAAGATACAACTTTGATGAGACATCAATCTTGCCTGTTAACTGCTGACCTAGTTGCATGGCAGTACCAAATTCCGCCATTGCTAGGGGAAACTCTCGGGCACGACACAGTTGCAAACCCTTTTCGTAGTGTTCAATCAAATACTTCTTCTCATCGGGTATGTCAGTGCTACGAAGTTCTACCAACTCGTAGATTGAGACTGGTTTTGTCTTACCCTTCACCTTCAGGAAATCTAGTTCCCGTGCCCAGACGCGATCGGCACAAGGCTTATACGTGTATTCGCTGATGACAATATCAGTGCCATATTGTTTGCTAGCGCTCTCTAACCGGGAACCTAGATTCACACCGTCACCGATCGCCGTGAATTCTGTCCGCTTGCTAGAACCGATGTTGCCACTAATCACCACATCCGAATTAATGCCGATACCGATGCGAATTGGGTCATGACCCTCAGCCACCCAATCTTCGTTAAACTTAACTAGGCGATGACGCATTTCTATCGCTGTCTGTACAGCCATCCATTCATGGTCGTCTAACGGCAAGGGCGACCCGTACACTGCCATGATGGCATCCCCGATGTATTTATCCAATGTGCCCTTGTATTCAAAGACAGCATCCACCATGGATTCAAAATACTTGTTCAGCATCCTAACCACTTCTTCAGCCGTCAAGCCTTCAGTAATGGTTGTGTAGCTGCGAATGTCCGAGAACAGCACGGAAACTTCCTTACGATCGCCCCCCATCTTGTTAGCAAAGTCAGGGTTCTCAAGCAACTGTTCCGCCACCTCAGCGGACATGTAACGATACATCGTACTCTTGAGTCGCTTTTCATCGCTGATGTCATCCATTACCACCAGCACTCCCGATGGCTTCAAGACATTTTGGTTTGTCTCATCCACCTTGAACATGGTGTTAATAGACAAGTTGACGCTGTGTTGTTCGCTGCCAACGGTTGGTTGCAAGGTCTGGTCAGGGTAATACTGCTTTTTACTTTTCTCGTCGGGTACCTCTAGAGCTGCTTGGAACCACTTCTTAAAGTCACCCTTTTCAATCCGAATCAAGTCACAAATAGATTTACCTTCCAATGGCTCTCCGTTGCTAAACCCTAGTAGCTGCTTGGCACTCTCATTGGCTGCAATAATCTTGCCGTTCTTATCTGTCGAAATCACTCCATTGGTCAGCGATGTCAGAATATCTCGCTGCATTTGTTGCTGTTGTTTGACTTCAGCGAACAATTTGGCATTTTGCAGCGCCACACCCGCCTGAATGTTAAAGGTTTTCATGAACTCTTCATCGGTGCGGTTAAAGCTAGCTTTCCAGCATTCTGGCGCTTCTGGAAATGTAGCGGGATCGTAGGACGATTCATAACCTTGTTTGATCTTGTTAATGAGTTGAGTCACTCCAATCAGCTTGCCATCAGCATTAAATACAGGCATACAGAGGATGCTACAGGTACGATAACCTGTGGTTTTGTCAAAGGCTTTGGAGGTATCTGCATCGGGATGGTCATAGAGATCGAAGGGAATTAGAATTGTCTCGCCAGTAGTGGCAACTTTTCCGGCAAAGCCTGCATTTCTAGG from Cyanobacteriota bacterium harbors:
- a CDS encoding GAF domain-containing protein: MTQLETHLRDEHSGDEANVIQVTTQKFHGEVDAADIIVDVVQAASKANGETHSSANVTTDQSHSSEKRPNGSGALVVHGGRGNFSSFLAPLNQETFKEVVSDVEDKLKVINQTLSMLDAQGFDVILEDMLESITLKTGELLNADRTTIWLLDEEKEQLYTIVAQGKDGKGNGKEIRIPMTAGIAGEAATKREIINIPYDFFDDPRSEQAKIQYKETGYRTYTMLTLPLINHEKDELVAVVQLMNKKLKNANPAAPFEEQIEKPGFTEADIQLFREFAPSIRLILESSRSFYIATQRQRAANALIQATQSLSKGGLDLEATLANVMDEAKKLMNADRSTLWLIDEERDELWTKLPINGELQERRIPRNAGFAGKVATTGETILIPFDLYDHPDADTSKAFDKTTGYRTCSILCMPVFNADGKLIGVTQLINKIKQGYESSYDPATFPEAPECWKASFNRTDEEFMKTFNIQAGVALQNAKLFAEVKQQQQMQRDILTSLTNGVISTDKNGKIIAANESAKQLLGFSNGEPLEGKSICDLIRIEKGDFKKWFQAALEVPDEKSKKQYYPDQTLQPTVGSEQHSVNLSINTMFKVDETNQNVLKPSGVLVVMDDISDEKRLKSTMYRYMSAEVAEQLLENPDFANKMGGDRKEVSVLFSDIRSYTTITEGLTAEEVVRMLNKYFESMVDAVFEYKGTLDKYIGDAIMAVYGSPLPLDDHEWMAVQTAIEMRHRLVKFNEDWVAEGHDPIRIGIGINSDVVISGNIGSSKRTEFTAIGDGVNLGSRLESASKQYGTDIVISEYTYKPCADRVWARELDFLKVKGKTKPVSIYELVELRSTDIPDEKKYLIEHYEKGLQLCRAREFPLAMAEFGTAMQLGQQLTGKIDVSSKLYLDRCSYWLQNPPPEDWDGSWEMKEK
- a CDS encoding glutamate-5-semialdehyde dehydrogenase, which codes for MALDLALGMDPLDAVRRAYDGFMKLSTTRSVDRSHALQTIAQFLQTHQDAILEANTLDLEASREMAVPDLVLDWLKLTPGRLQAAIQSLKRIAELPDPIRRVLYTPHQISQSQAYSQLMPLGVIALVYEGFPELGIVATGLCVKTGNTLILRGGSESSYSNRAIVETIQTALQRAGFPEGTLEFVSADQGASIRELVTQDQYINLVIPYGRPSLVQEVVRQATVPVLKAALGNCYLYWSPSGDLDTARWMITDSHQSEPDPVNAVEKVLVQQDHSRSALTRLWNSLREKGFSIRADAQLVGEFPDLALVADDEWSQPYLTRTVAFKTVENIDAAINWINHHSSGHADCLVTESYRESHLFSLGVTSASVFVNASPRFWRNPKQADAVFLGMSNQKGYRRGLISMEALTTIKQIVQGNGLE